In the Microcebus murinus isolate Inina chromosome 14, M.murinus_Inina_mat1.0, whole genome shotgun sequence genome, one interval contains:
- the WNT8B gene encoding protein Wnt-8b yields MTTVIKTLNSTISPRLSHVTFYSPPIPYPKSLATTNLLSSSTAYLIYSSSVAAGAQSGIEECKYQFAWDRWNCPERALQLSSHGGLRSANRETAFVHAISSAGVMYTLTRNCSLGDFDNCGCDDSRNGQLGGQGWLWGGCSDNVGFGEAISKQFVDALETGQDARAAMNLHNNEAGRKAVKGTMKRTCKCHGVSGSCTTQTCWLQLPEFREVGAHLKEKYHAALKVDLLQGAGNSAAGRGAIADTFRSISTRELVHLEDSPDYCLENKTLGLLGTEGRECLRRGRALGRWERRSCRRLCGDCGLAVEERRAETVSSCNCKFHWCCAVRCEQCRRRVTKYFCSRAERPRGGAAHKPGRKP; encoded by the exons ATGACCACAGTCATCAAGACACTTAACTCTACCATCTCTCCACGACTCTCTCATGTTACTTTTTATAGCCCACCCATCCCCTATCCcaaatccctggcaaccactaatctgctctCCAGCTCTACA GCTTACCTGATCTACTCCAGCAGCGTGGCAGCTGGCGCTCAGAGTGGTATTGAAGAATGCAAATATCAGTTTGCCTGGGACCGCTGGAACTGCCCTGAGAGAGCCCTGCAGCTGTCCAGCCATGGTGGGCTTCGCAGTG CTAATCGGGAGACAGCATTTGTACATGCCATCAGTTCTGCTGGAGTCATGTACACCCTAACTAGAAACTGCAGCCTTGGGGATTTTGATAACTGTGGCTGTGATGATTCCCGCAACGGGCAACTGG GGGGCCAAGGCTGGCTGTGGGGAGGCTGCAGTGACAACGTGGGCTTCGGAGAGGCAATTTCCAAGCAGTTCGTCGATGCTCTGGAAACAGGACAGGATGCACGGGCAGCCATGAACCTGCACAATAACGAGGCTGGCCGCAAG GCGGTGAAGGGCACCATGAAACGCACATGCAAGTGCCACGGCGTGTCTGGCAGCTGCACCACGCAGACCTGCTGGCTGCAGCTGCCCGAGTTCCGCGAGGTGGGCGCGCACCTGAAGGAAAAATACCATGCAGCACTCAAGGTGGACCTGCTGCAGGGTGCTGGCAATAGTGCGGCGGGCCGCGGCGCCATCGCCGATACCTTCCGCTCCATCTCCACCCGGGAGCTGGTGCACCTGGAGGACTCCCCGGACTACTGCCTGGAGAACAAAACCCTGGGGCTGCTGGGCACAGAAGGCCGAGAGTGCTTGAGGCGCGGACGGGCCCTCGGCCGCTGGGAGCGCCGTAGCTGCCGCCGCCTCTGCGGGGACTGCGGCCTGGCGGTAGAGGAGCGCCGCGCGGAGACAGTGTCCAGCTGCAACTGCAAGTTTCACTGGTGCTGCGCTGTCCGCTGCGAGCAGTGCCGCCGGCGGGTCACCAAGTACTTTTGTAGCCGCGCGGAGCGGCCGCGGGGAGGCGCTGCGCACAAACCCGGGAGAAAACCCTAA